The genomic stretch GCCGCAGCCAGCCGGTATTTTCGACAAAATTACCAGTTTCGTAACTGGCGACGCACCCCCGCCGGCGCTAGCAGAACCGGCACTGAAGAACCAGGTTGAGATGCCGCCGTTAGCGCCGCCGATTCATAAGGATTTCGGCACAGTCAGCGACCACAACTCGTATCCGAGTCTGCATCATCCGGACAAAGCGAAGAAAAAATTCAGATTCAAGAAGTTGTTCAACAAGATAATCAACCTATTCTAAAGTCTGCGCGGCAGTCCGCCGTTCGAGCACCCATTTACCTTCGATGATAGAGTGAGGACAAGAGTTCTCCTTCATACTGATGTCTGGCTAATAATGAATGGCTCTAACAAAAAGATAGAACAGATCGCTAACAACATCACTACGTTTGTACTCTCAGTGATCATTGTCGTTGTGGCAGTTGGATTCTGGAATTACTCGTCACAGACCTTTAAGCAAGACTGCTTTACCGCGGTAGCAACCATGCTTAGCAAAACCCTGGATTTCGTTGCGCATCCTTTTGCTAAAAAGGACTCAGGGCAAGAACATACCGTCATAAGCCAGTCAGCGCAAGAGAACTGGGAGGGCGACAGCGCAACTACAGATAACACCGGCTCTAAGAGCAAATCGACACGAGTCTTACACAAAGAGAGCACCGAGCCTGACCAGGCTGAAAAAGCCAAGCTCGCTTCCATGCCCGCTCCACCCTTTGCCTCGCCGTCATTGCCAAAAAAAGAGAAGGTAGTGCGCCATGGGAAACCTGTTCAGTTCGTCAGAAAGACTGTATCTCATGTTCCTGTCTATGAAACCATTATCGATTTGCACGACCCCGAGACGTTTATAAGCATCGGATTAGCTAACAATGCATTTCTAGCCAACGACAAAGATATGACTCATGGCGATGAAGGATTCGATTCGCTTGTCAAAAAATCCCACGCCAGCGTAGTCATGAACGGCACCTTTTTCAGCAAGGACGATCAAAAGCGTGTCATGGGAAATATGGTGT from Candidatus Melainabacteria bacterium encodes the following:
- a CDS encoding phosphodiester glycosidase family protein, translating into MNGSNKKIEQIANNITTFVLSVIIVVVAVGFWNYSSQTFKQDCFTAVATMLSKTLDFVAHPFAKKDSGQEHTVISQSAQENWEGDSATTDNTGSKSKSTRVLHKESTEPDQAEKAKLASMPAPPFASPSLPKKEKVVRHGKPVQFVRKTVSHVPVYETIIDLHDPETFISIGLANNAFLANDKDMTHGDEGFDSLVKKSHASVVMNGTFFSKDDQKRVMGNMVSGGRFLKYSPWENYGTTFGLTRNNRPVMMTARAGELPNWSEHWFSLTCGPRLLKDGEVWIYPEKEGFADSHVLGVGPRCALGFNPTGDKLILCTFMNGLSLSEEARLMKELGCSEAMNLDGGASRSLAHNGSIVVPAGRPLTNVLLVYDSKNRAPQSLINSWETFQQIER